The nucleotide sequence AAAACAGTTTGACAAAAGGCAACTTCGCCGCCAGCGTTATTCTTGGCAACCACGGTACCCTTACCGCTGTAACAGTACCCACCacttctcttcttttgcaaATTACCACTATCGTCACAGTACAAACCACCGTATTGGGAACCGGGGTAAGTGTACGAGGTGACATCAGGATCCCATTGGTTCATCAATTGACCTGGTTCGCACGCATAAGGACACCAGGACCCATAGGAACATTCTTGGTCATTGTGCATAGCCCAGCCAGCGTTTTTCCCGCTAGTTTGAACAGCAACCATACCGTCACCATTGGGGAATTGACAAGTACCACCTCTACGGAACAAGTGGGTAACTTCCTTACCTTCAATGTTCTTGCCCAATTTCTTCGCATGATCATGGGCATGTACATGATGGTAGGAGTCTGGCTTCTTGCTTGGGGTCTTGGCGAGGACCAGACTGGAATACCACAGGTATGTTAGATTTCTGACGCTTACCATGTTGTTCTcaactttattttattttttttgttagtCGGCAGTACTACTAGCAATGAGTGTCGGACTATGGTGCAAATCCTTCAATTTAAGCCGAGGAAGACGCTATGGTTACCAGAACAACCAACCtctcaaattcaaaacagAAGAATGGTGTTTTTCCCTCACATTTATATACGCATTGGTGAAGCTACGATTTGCcatcaaaaaagaacattCGATTGATCGACGGGTTCAAATTTTTACTCTTCAACTACAATTCCCGGTACCATTAACTAATTGATTCCCACTTGGAATGCCGaacaataaaaagaaaaacattCACATTGTTAGCTTGTCCATTGTTTTAAGTGACGTCTTGATAATACGAACAGCATGTGCAGGAAAGAAACAACGCCAGGGAAAGAGCTAGCTGAAGAATTCGGCCACAGTAAAACAACGTTCGTTCAACTGTGCCACCTTTACATCGGAATTGAAAAACTGTACCGGTCTGGTTTTGCGCTACTACAAGCTCTCGGAGAGAACCTTTCAGGCTCTTGGACCTCCAGGCTGTTGGACCTCCAGGCTCTCACTCTGACAATGCGCTGACGTCGGACAGCTTCATAAAGAAAAGAcgacagaaaaaaaaacgacatcacaaaagaaacaaattgcCAAATGACAAGCGTCAAGCGACAAAAAgaatcgaaaaaaaatacaagcAACGATCACATGACTTACATAAGCAAAAGAACGTTCTTCGTTCGAAATCCCGTACTTGCACTTCTAGTCTGAATGAGGGACAGGGTGTAAAAAGCACCAACTGAAAAGATTCCAGAACCTCACTTGTTCTAAGTCGCCAAGCTAGCAGTCCCGAGCAGTGAAGACTAAGCAGCCGCTGCTAATGGGTGGCGGAAGTATCCAGCTACTCTGGTCACATGGggtatatgtatataatagATGTGCTCTAGCagcatttttttccagtcCAGCAGAGAGAGTGTATCATCTCTATtgttgtgtgtgtgtgtgtgtgtgtgtatttCTAGCTTACTGTAATCACAATACAACACAAAATCTAAAGCTATCTTGAAATAAAGTagaaaaaaagtaaaatagAGTAAGATTTGTCTGCTACATAACATAGAGCTATGGGACGACTTTCTCAAAGTTAAATATTTGAGAACTCCGGGTGAAGCCTAATGAAGCATGTAAATAAAGGACTTAATCTAGCATGTTGGGTTTTCAAAGttattcttttggtttacttctctctctctttgtGTAGAATCGCTTGTGGCATTTGTTCTGTATGTATTCTACAGCACCGTTTTCCGACCTTAGCataggaaagaagaaaaaaaaaaaaaaaaaaaaaaaaaaaaaaaaaaaaaaaaaaagacaaaaactcaaaaatcaaaagcCAACATCTGTGCGGGTTTACTTGACTCAAAATAATTAGAGGAACAAAATGACAGAGGTTATGGAAATCTTTttgtataatataatagtGGTATAGGCACTTGGAGATTGATATAATCTTCAAAGGGTTCTAGCTTATTGTATAGAATACTGAAATAACTTGTTAAGGGAGAGAGATCTGTAACGACAACCAATTGCATCAAAAAAGGAGGACGGTAAGGTATGAAGAGTGGAAAAGAGGTCCGTATCTTGACCCTATTGGTCATCGATaccactttcttctttattgaGTTGATTTCCGGATATGCAGTGCATTCTCTTGCCTTAATTGCAGATTCGTTCCATATGCtaaatgatattatttCATTGGTAATTGCCCTTTGGGCTGTTAACGTTGCTAAGAACAAGGACCCTGACGCAAAGTATACTTACGGATGGAAAAGGGCTGAAATATTAGGTGCCCTAATCAATTCTGTGTTTTTAGTGGCACTTTGTGTTTCCATCTTGATTGAGGCTATCCAGAGATTCTTCGAGCCTCAAGAGATCACTAACCCAAAGCTTGTGTTGGTTGTTGGGTGTTTTGGTCTCTTGTCCAACTTTGTTGGTTTAGTTTTGTTCCACAGCGATGGTGGTCATGGGCATGGCCACAGTCATGGTGGGTTGGATGATGTGGAACATGGACATGGGGGGTCGGATGACGATTCCGATGAACATTCACACTCTCACGGTCATGGGCACTCGCATTTGCATATGAATAACGGTTTTGACCAGGAAAGCAGCGATTACGAACCGGAtaatattgaagatatgCTACCTCATTCTGTGGTAGAAAGAACGCTATCTCCAAAGACACACCACTTGGACTCATCGTACGACGACGATAATGAGTCTACTGCATTACTCAATGAACAACACCTAAATGCTAACCTCTCTAAGGGAGACAATAAACGCAAGAAGtccaaaaaacaaagatcCATGAACATGCACGGTGTTTTCTTACATGTGCTTGGTGATGCATTGGGTAATATTGGTGTGATTTCTACGGCTTTGTTTATATGGAAGACTAACTACTCTTGGAGATTTTATACTGATCCAGCTGTCTCCTTGTTCATTTCTATCATAATCTTCTCTAGTGCTATTCCACTATCTATGAAGGCGTCAAGGATCTTGTTGCAGGCCACTCCATCCAATATATCAGCGGATGATGTTAAAATGGATATATTGGCCCTTCCGGGCGTTATATCAATCCATGATTTCCACATTTGGAATCTTACGGAATCATTGTACATCGCTTCCCTTCACGTTGAAGTAAAATCGAAACCGGAAGAATTTATGCATATTGCTAAGGTTATCCGTTCTATATTCCATAAATATGGAATTCATTCGGCTACCGTGCAACCGGAATTTGTTGGTCCAGATGCTGTTACCGATGATATTGCCCGCAGATTCAGTAGAATTGCTGGTGGCGGGGTATATGGCTCCACTACAAACCTAACAGGTTGTACTGTAGATGAAACTGCACAGTGTAACACTGAAACTTGCCTTGAATAGTTCGATCAAACAGCCTAGGCCTAcaactgaagaagatatacatatacattttttttttttgcttaGATTTTCTCTATTGACAGTATCTCATATTGACTTTTCGATATTTTAACATTTAACAACATAACTTTCTGACATACGTAATCATTATTTTTACAATGTTGCATTTCTTAAGTATATTTTCGCCTTATACTTAAAATCAttggtttttttgttttttctttcagaCGTCTATTGGTAATTTTGCTTGTGTTTGTGTGCtatttttgaattataTACTTTATTCTTTGTTCATGATAGTTTTACATGTGAACTTCTTGGTACAGAATATTGTGATGCCTTTTTATATTTGTAATATAGTCAGAGTAAAGTTAAAATAAATACAGGACGTATGCAAAAATATAAAAGAGAATAGTATTCTTAATTAAACgtaaaaagaataatataGCATACattttaaaagaaaaatcttAAAACACTATTTTTACCTTTTAACTTCTTGCAACTCTATGAAAACAATGCTCTTTTAGAGCTAGTTGCGTATTAATACATACCAAGTATCTtggtttatttttgttaCAGTTATGTTCTATTAGTAACCCACAAAATGGTAAGTCTGCTTTAGCGTTTGTAGGTGTTATAATTAAGTTTTGTAGTAGTATTTCGAAATGGAATTTTGTTCGTTTGAAATTCCAGTTATCTTGGttggtattattatcttTTGGATATATTTAGTACCGTGGTCCCTACTAAAGTGTTAGTATATGTAATTGGAAACCGCGATATTATAATCTTTATGATATCTTAGTGAAacaattttattttacattaatgaaagaaaagtagAGTTAGAGTAAACCAATTCTGATTTATTCGGttttaaagaaatgaaTTTATCGTAAATCATCGCTTGACAAAGGGTTACGCTACCATTCAATAGAATCGCACCATCTTAGTCGTTTCTCTTTTCCGGAGTCTTTTTTCACGTTCATTACTTGATTTGAAGGGTCAATTCCCAGTTTTAAAGTGAGCCTGTCACTATCCTTTTCTGAACTAGTTGAGGAAGTAGGGCTACCGAAGGTAAACTCGTATGCTCGTATCACAGCTGCATCGGAGCCGATTTTAGTCTTATTAGTATTAGAAGATGATTCGgttgcttcttcttgtagGAAGGAAGGGGAGTTTTGGTCGCATTCATCGTCGCTTGAATTGTAATAACCTCCTAACAGCTcgtttctctcttctttgtatttCCTTTTGATTTCAGAATTTACTGGTATTGTGACTCTTTCCAAAGGGCAAGTTGGGTATGGTACATTTTCGGATAAATACGAATTTACTTCGGTAGCAAATATTGTCGCATCCTTGAAGTTGCCATTCAACGAATTCATAATATAGTTCAATCCGTTGGTTCTCTTCAGAATAGCTTTCTTGGGTTTCAACGATCTGTTTGGTTTAAACCTCATCTTATTTGACGCTGGAGACTTGAACAATGAATCAGCATTGAATGCAGTAGTATTCTTGAAAATTTCATCTGGAATTGCAGGTTTAAGGAAGTCTGTTCCCAAAATAGGAGAAGAGGATGGCGTGGATGATTCAAAGTCAGAACGAGAAGAAAGGATACTACTGGTGATGCTGTCATCTTCGCAGCTTTCGCTATTTTCTTCGGACTCGTCATTTAAAGTACAGCCATTCTCTTCGTATTCATCATCCTGTTGAGCGCGAATTAAGGGTATCGAAATGTGGCTAGAAAATGTTAGATCATCCTCCAAGTATATTTCTTCTACACTTGGAACATTAATCTGAAGTGGCAATGTTTGATTTCTGAACACCTCAGAGTGAGATTTACAAGGACtttctgttgttttattttgtatTGGAAATTGGAACTTCGAATTGAATCCAAACTTGAACTCCGGGAAAGGCATTGTGTTGCATTCCCTTGTCAATTTATGTTGAGGGGTACTAGGTGGTTGTATCATTGTGCTCCAGAAGGAAACTGCGTGAAATTGATCTAATTATAGCCTGTGAAAGACAGACACAGAATCTCACCAacagcttttttttttgttgaaattgatgtctgagaagaaggaatgGGATGACGTTATCAATTGCACAGCAATGTTAtaacaacttcttcttatttGGGCTGCAATTGACCTTCTGTTTTTAAACAAATATGGGTATGGAAATAGATTCGAAAACTAACGCTTTCTATAGTTACAATAGGTAATAAAAGTATGCCAAACGTCGAACAACGATGTTTCCTGTCTTTGAGACTGCACAATTTACAATTGAATTCACGATTTGAACACCTTAATGTCTGCTAGGTACTCATCCTAAAGAAGTCATCTATTTTCTGAATTGGTTTAAGGTGggtacatatatatacatgtatatttttggatttgaaGACTAATCTTAATTGAGAAAATAGCTTACCCATCTGAAAGGTGCAGCTTACACTGTTTACATGTAAACATTGCACATCAGACTCAGAATAACAGCTTTGAATGGCTATACAGCGCCTTCTCAGCTTTCTAAAAAATGATTTACTAACGATACAGTGTTCTCTACGGAACGTCAAAAGGAACTTTTTTAACGtaaaaaatttttttttcagatattcaaaaaatgaaaaaccaaaa is from Kluyveromyces marxianus DMKU3-1042 DNA, complete genome, chromosome 2 and encodes:
- the ZRC1 gene encoding cation diffusion facilitator family transporter, which encodes MKSGKEVRILTLLVIDTTFFFIELISGYAVHSLALIADSFHMLNDIISLVIALWAVNVAKNKDPDAKYTYGWKRAEILGALINSVFLVALCVSILIEAIQRFFEPQEITNPKLVLVVGCFGLLSNFVGLVLFHSDGGHGHGHSHGGLDDVEHGHGGSDDDSDEHSHSHGHGHSHLHMNNGFDQESSDYEPDNIEDMLPHSVVERTLSPKTHHLDSSYDDDNESTALLNEQHLNANLSKGDNKRKKSKKQRSMNMHGVFLHVLGDALGNIGVISTALFIWKTNYSWRFYTDPAVSLFISIIIFSSAIPLSMKASRILLQATPSNISADDVKMDILALPGVISIHDFHIWNLTESLYIASLHVEVKSKPEEFMHIAKVIRSIFHKYGIHSATVQPEFVGPDAVTDDIARRFSRIAGGGVYGSTTNLTGCTVDETAQCNTETCLE
- the SFG1 gene encoding Sfg1p, which produces MIQPPSTPQHKLTRECNTMPFPEFKFGFNSKFQFPIQNKTTESPCKSHSEVFRNQTLPLQINVPSVEEIYLEDDLTFSSHISIPLIRAQQDDEYEENGCTLNDESEENSESCEDDSITSSILSSRSDFESSTPSSSPILGTDFLKPAIPDEIFKNTTAFNADSLFKSPASNKMRFKPNRSLKPKKAILKRTNGLNYIMNSLNGNFKDATIFATEVNSYLSENVPYPTCPLERVTIPVNSEIKRKYKEERNELLGGYYNSSDDECDQNSPSFLQEEATESSSNTNKTKIGSDAAVIRAYEFTFGSPTSSTSSEKDSDRLTLKLGIDPSNQVMNVKKDSGKEKRLRWCDSIEW